One part of the Vicia villosa cultivar HV-30 ecotype Madison, WI linkage group LG6, Vvil1.0, whole genome shotgun sequence genome encodes these proteins:
- the LOC131615111 gene encoding protein DEFECTIVE IN MERISTEM SILENCING 3-like, whose amino-acid sequence MSQLNTDSDTNIQMKQHEENIELLNSLLIHSTESELDVQVSLGRYNMVTSQNENGAFRTEDKTMEQILKKENSAALGVVATLAKVENDNLSRILSEYVGLEMMLAIVCSTNEGVKAIEKYDPEGTINCNRGLHGIGSSTGKTINGRFAVICLEYLRPFVGGFIDEDPQKKLAIPKPKLPNGECPPGFLDFAVNMVHLDLNRLSFLTASGHGLRETLFYRLFSRLQIYETRKEMLLALPCISDGALSLDGGMIKKCGIFACGSRNDVEVKFPLINRESDVSPNYIEAEDMVSKLKIW is encoded by the exons ATGTCTCAACTCAACACCGATTCCGACACCAACATCCAG ATGAAACAGCATGAAGAAAATATTGAGCTCCTTAATTCCCTATTGATTCACTCGACTGAATCTGAACTTGACGTACAAG TGAGTCTTGGAAGGTATAATATGGTTACATCACAAAATGAGAATGGTGCATTTCGTACCGAAGACAAAACTATGGAACAGATATTAAAGAAAGAGAACTCTGCAGCTCTTGGTGTTGTGGCCACCCTTGCAAAGGTTGAGAATGATAATCTTAGCAG AATTCTTTCTGAGTATGTGGGTTTGGAGATGATGCTTGCAATTGTCTGTAGTACTAATGAAGGAGTTAAAGCAATAGAGAAGTATGACCCAGAAGGGACAATAAACTGTAATCGTGGTTTGCATGGAATTGGATCTTCAACTGGCAAAACAATAAATGGCCGATTTGCTGTCATATGTCTTGAATATTTAAG ACCATTTGTTGGAGGTTTTATTGACGAAGATCCACAAAAGAAGTTGGCTATTCCAAAGCCGAAATTGCCAAATGGGGAATGCCCTCCTGGGTTTCTTGATTTTGCAGTGAACATGGTCCATTTGGATTTAAATAGATTGTCTTTTCTTACTGCAAGTGGGCACGGTCTTAGAGAGACGTTGTTTTATAGGCTCTTTTCCCGCCTACAAATATATGAAACCCGGAAAGAAATGTTGCTTGCTCTTCCATGCATTAGTGATGGAGCATTGTCATTAGATGGTGGAATGATTAAGAAATGTGGTATTTTTGCTTGTGGTAGCAG AAATGATGTCGAAGTAAAGTTTCCTCTAATAAACCGAGAATCTGATGTATCTCCAAACTATATTGAAGCTGAAGATATGGTGAGCAAGCTGAAGATATGGTGA